The Gemmatimonadales bacterium genome includes a region encoding these proteins:
- a CDS encoding YciI family protein produces the protein MHFLLAVISDGTETDAPAVGIAIDRFNDRLRADKHWVFGGGLTPLGDARTIDNRGAKPMITDGPFTESKEFIAGFWVIEAADLKTALALGTAASKACDRKIEVRPFGGIA, from the coding sequence ATGCATTTCCTCCTCGCAGTCATCAGCGATGGCACCGAAACCGACGCCCCGGCAGTCGGAATCGCGATCGACCGCTTCAACGACCGCCTCCGGGCCGACAAGCACTGGGTCTTTGGCGGGGGGCTGACTCCCTTGGGCGACGCCCGCACCATCGACAACCGCGGCGCCAAGCCGATGATCACCGACGGGCCGTTCACCGAGTCGAAGGAGTTCATCGCTGGCTTCTGGGTGATCGAGGCCGCCGACCTCAAGACCGCCCTCGCCCTCGGCACGGCGGCCTCCAAGGCGTGCGACAGGAAGATCGAGGTCCGGCCATTCGGCGGGATCGCATGA
- a CDS encoding HigA family addiction module antitoxin, whose product MKNPVHPGRLVRSACLEALDLSVSAGAEVLGVSRQGLTNLLTGKSGMTPEMAIRITKAFGGEAETWLAMQIAYDLAEARKLEGKIRVKRYIPPHRRAAA is encoded by the coding sequence ATGAAGAACCCCGTCCATCCCGGCCGTCTCGTGCGAAGCGCGTGCCTGGAGGCTCTTGATCTGTCGGTGTCCGCAGGCGCCGAGGTTCTCGGTGTAAGCCGCCAGGGGTTGACGAACTTGCTGACCGGCAAGTCCGGGATGACGCCTGAGATGGCGATCCGGATCACCAAGGCGTTCGGCGGGGAGGCGGAGACGTGGTTGGCAATGCAGATCGCGTACGATCTTGCGGAAGCGCGTAAGCTCGAAGGCAAGATCAGAGTAAAACGCTACATCCCGCCGCATCGCCGCGCGGCGGCGTGA
- a CDS encoding ADOP family duplicated permease produces MSFVRDLKIAARSLSRVPSLWATVALTLALGIGANAAIFSVVRTVLLRPLTNRDESRLLYIRQSAPGLNADNIAFSIPEIEDLRARLKSIPELGEFSEIDFTVHGLGQPRTIPAGVVDGRYFDVMGLRPIIGRLIGTADDGPSAPGVAVLTYKFWTQSLHSDPNVLGRVLRLDSNEGSRAATVVGVLEPAVPYPVETQIIANVATSPHHLSATMVTGRAHRMTELFGRLAPGATLDQARAELHTDYASMLQAHPESYKHDDQFGIAVRPMREQINSTASTVLWILFAASALLFVIAASNVANLILARTIRRESELAVRAALGAGTGALRRSLLAESLILCGTGVAGALLIAAPMVAILGRYASRFSVRADDLHLDATLVVFGIVLALVAAVALAFVPRLPSSKGATMGGLAGGGTRSTTGSNRRLRVFAVTQIIASFLLLAGTGLLLRTLYTLESTKPPFDTTRVLAINLPPDTYDRTPEQVQQMTRDINSRVAAIPGVQSVATGFAVPWRDAQGLSIRFAFAVDGGKKVTEDDPHAAFRSISPGYFSTLGVPLLEGRDFRDDDKTGTDRVVIVSKSVVDKLFPGEPAIGRMLRWTDPVMKFIGIAEENRKIVGVVPDLDDQNIIPNPAMTVYQPVDQEGWGGRLFVRAAGNPMPLLPSIVKTIQGVDADQPIEQAATLEDVRAAVLAPQKLNAVVFGGFAAVALLISVIGIAGVLGFSVSGRTREFGIRLALGADRRDVLASVLREGVVIAAVGVLAAVLVGEAGVRVVAAKVGAVQLPGIVVLIGSAAVIVVAAAIASAVPAARAARVDVVEALRRE; encoded by the coding sequence ATGTCCTTCGTCCGTGATCTCAAAATCGCCGCCCGGTCGCTCTCCCGCGTCCCCTCCCTCTGGGCCACGGTGGCGCTCACCCTCGCCCTCGGCATCGGCGCCAACGCGGCGATCTTCTCGGTGGTGCGCACGGTGCTGCTGCGCCCGCTGACCAATCGCGACGAATCGCGCCTCCTCTATATCAGGCAGAGCGCCCCCGGCCTCAACGCCGACAACATCGCCTTCTCGATCCCCGAGATCGAGGACCTCCGCGCCCGGCTCAAGTCGATCCCTGAACTCGGCGAGTTCTCCGAGATCGATTTCACCGTTCACGGACTCGGCCAGCCGCGCACCATCCCCGCCGGCGTCGTCGACGGCCGGTATTTCGACGTGATGGGTCTTCGCCCGATCATCGGCCGGCTGATCGGTACAGCGGATGACGGCCCCAGCGCCCCCGGTGTCGCGGTCCTGACCTACAAGTTCTGGACGCAGTCGCTGCATTCCGATCCAAATGTGCTGGGCCGAGTGCTGCGGCTCGATTCGAACGAAGGATCGCGCGCGGCGACGGTGGTCGGTGTCCTCGAGCCGGCGGTGCCGTACCCGGTCGAGACGCAGATCATCGCCAACGTGGCGACGTCGCCGCATCACCTCTCGGCGACGATGGTGACGGGGCGAGCCCACCGGATGACCGAACTCTTCGGGCGTCTGGCACCGGGGGCGACGCTCGACCAGGCGCGCGCCGAACTCCACACCGATTACGCGTCGATGCTGCAGGCGCATCCGGAGAGCTACAAGCACGACGACCAGTTCGGGATCGCCGTGCGGCCGATGCGGGAGCAGATCAACTCGACGGCGTCGACAGTGCTGTGGATCCTCTTCGCCGCGTCGGCGCTCCTCTTCGTGATCGCGGCGTCGAATGTCGCCAACCTGATCCTCGCCCGGACGATCCGCCGCGAGTCGGAACTCGCCGTGCGCGCGGCACTCGGCGCGGGAACCGGCGCGCTCCGCCGCTCGCTTCTCGCCGAGTCGCTGATCCTCTGCGGAACAGGTGTCGCGGGCGCGCTGCTGATCGCCGCACCGATGGTGGCGATCCTCGGCCGGTACGCATCGCGCTTCTCGGTGCGCGCGGATGATCTCCACCTCGACGCGACACTGGTGGTCTTCGGGATCGTCCTCGCGCTCGTGGCGGCGGTGGCGCTGGCGTTCGTGCCGCGGCTGCCGTCGTCGAAAGGGGCGACGATGGGTGGTCTCGCCGGCGGCGGGACGCGGAGCACCACCGGCTCCAACCGGCGGCTGCGCGTCTTTGCGGTGACGCAGATCATCGCGTCGTTCCTCCTTCTCGCGGGGACCGGACTCCTGCTGCGCACGCTGTACACGCTCGAATCGACCAAGCCGCCGTTCGACACCACGCGCGTCCTGGCGATCAACCTCCCGCCCGATACCTACGACCGGACGCCGGAGCAGGTGCAGCAGATGACTCGCGACATCAACAGCCGCGTCGCGGCGATTCCCGGCGTGCAGAGTGTCGCGACCGGCTTTGCGGTGCCGTGGCGCGACGCGCAGGGACTCAGCATCCGCTTCGCCTTTGCGGTCGACGGCGGGAAGAAGGTGACCGAGGACGATCCGCACGCCGCCTTCCGCTCGATCTCGCCGGGGTATTTCTCGACGCTCGGCGTGCCGCTGCTCGAGGGGCGCGACTTCAGGGATGACGACAAGACCGGGACCGATCGCGTGGTGATCGTGAGCAAGAGTGTGGTCGACAAGCTCTTTCCGGGTGAGCCGGCGATCGGCCGGATGCTGCGGTGGACCGATCCGGTGATGAAGTTCATCGGGATCGCCGAGGAGAACCGGAAGATTGTCGGAGTAGTGCCGGATCTTGACGACCAGAACATCATCCCGAATCCGGCGATGACGGTGTACCAGCCGGTCGATCAGGAGGGGTGGGGTGGCCGGCTCTTCGTGCGGGCGGCGGGGAATCCGATGCCGTTGCTTCCGTCGATCGTGAAGACGATCCAGGGGGTCGACGCCGACCAGCCGATCGAGCAGGCGGCGACGCTGGAGGATGTGCGTGCGGCGGTGCTGGCGCCGCAGAAGCTCAACGCGGTGGTTTTTGGTGGCTTCGCGGCGGTGGCGCTGCTGATCTCGGTGATCGGGATCGCCGGTGTTCTCGGCTTCTCGGTAAGCGGGCGGACTCGTGAGTTCGGGATTCGCCTGGCGCTTGGCGCCGACCGGCGCGATGTGCTGGCGAGTGTGTTGCGTGAGGGAGTGGTGATCGCGGCGGTGGGAGTGTTGGCGGCGGTGCTGGTGGGTGAAGCGGGAGTGCGGGTGGTGGCGGCGAAGGTGGGGGCGGTGCAATTGCCGGGGATCGTGGTGCTGATCGGTAGTGCGGCGGTGATCGTGGTGGCGGCGGCGATCGCGTCAGCTGTGCCGGCGGCGCGTGCCGCGCGGGTTGACGTGGTCGAAGCGCTGAGGCGGGAGTAG